Proteins from one Pygocentrus nattereri isolate fPygNat1 chromosome 16, fPygNat1.pri, whole genome shotgun sequence genomic window:
- the LOC108440608 gene encoding 15-hydroxyprostaglandin dehydrogenase [NAD(+)]-like, with protein sequence MMALQGKVAVVTGAAQGLGKGFAEILLQNGAKVALLDINEKAGKELETQFNEAYGADRTHFYPVDVSSDQQFKDAFQKILSKFGQVDIFCNNAGIVNEKQWEKTVSINLCGVVRGTYLALEHMKKENGGQGGVIVNIASLVGLLPLAQTPIYTATKFGVVGFTQALALASEVANYGVRINVLCPSLVRTPLTDNFNSEEQTGQFMGLMNFTRSLMKKFPVVEVEEVCKGLLLLVKDDSLNGACLAVMKDEAGLVSFPKEIPKTPVAL encoded by the exons ATGATGGCCCTGCAGGGTAAAGTGGCTGTAGTGACTGGTGCTGCTCAGGGTTTGGGGAAAGGATTTGCTGAGATTCTCCTGCAAAATGGAGCCAAA GTAGCTCTGCTGGACATAAATGAAAAGGCTGGTAAAGAGCTGGAGACCCAGTTTAATGAAGCATATGGTGCAGACAGGACCCATTTTTATCCAGTAGATGTTTCCTCAGACCAGCAGTTCAAAG ATGCGTTCCAGAAAATCCTCTCAAAGTTTGGCCAAGTGGATATATTCTGCAATAATGCAGGAATCGTCAATGAAAAACAGTGGGAGAAAACAGTGTCCATAAACTTA TGTGGGGTGGTGAGGGGAACGTATCTGGCGTTGGAGCACATGAAGAAGGAGAACGGAGGACAGGGCGGAGTCATCGTTAACATTGCATCATTAGTAG GTTTGCTTCCACTGGCCCAAACTCCAATCTACACTGCCACCAAGTTCGGAGTGGTGGGCTTCACGCAAGCTTTAGCT CTGGCTTCAGAAGTGGCAAATTATGGCGTCAGGATTAACGTGTTGTGTCCATCCTTGGTACGGACACCCCTAACTGACAACTTCAATTCGGAAGAACAAACCGGACAGTTTATGGGATTAATGAATTTCACACGCTCATTAATGAAGAAGTTCCCTGTTGTAGA GGTGGAGGAGGTGTGTAAAGGGCTCCTGCTGCTGGTGAAGGATGACAGTCTGAATGGAGCGTGTCTGGCTGTGATGAAAGATGAAGCTGGTCTTGTTTCTTTCCCAAAAGAAATCCCCAAAACTCCAGTAGCTCTGtaa